A single Cryomorphaceae bacterium DNA region contains:
- a CDS encoding ATP-binding cassette domain-containing protein: MSTILNISQLSKSYGKVKALQSLDMTIERGQVHGILGPNGSGKTTTLGILLGVLKSDSGSFDWFGNPVLYRSLQRIGAILETPNFYPYLSAVKNLEIVRLIKGVERHRIDEVLEQVNLAERKHDKFSTYSLGMKQRLAIASALLNEPEILVLDEPTNGLDPQGIAEVRELIMTIAGQGTTILIASHLLDEIEKVCSHVTILKQGKRLFSGPVDEVFATAGMIEIGAEDRDALEKACASFPGVKAVNHNARQLHLNLEEHIDPARLNAYLQEQGIVVNHLVYRKSSLEQQFLELVSQSK, translated from the coding sequence TTGAGCACCATTCTCAACATCTCCCAACTTTCCAAATCATATGGAAAGGTGAAAGCCCTGCAATCGCTCGATATGACTATTGAGCGCGGGCAAGTTCACGGAATTCTGGGTCCGAACGGGTCCGGTAAAACCACCACTCTAGGTATTCTACTCGGCGTTCTGAAGTCGGACAGCGGATCTTTCGACTGGTTCGGAAATCCCGTTCTGTACCGAAGTCTTCAGCGTATCGGGGCCATCTTAGAGACTCCAAACTTCTACCCCTACCTCAGTGCGGTAAAGAATCTGGAAATCGTTCGCCTGATCAAAGGTGTGGAACGCCACCGGATCGATGAAGTCTTGGAACAGGTAAATCTGGCAGAACGCAAGCACGATAAATTCTCGACGTACAGCTTAGGGATGAAGCAGCGCCTAGCCATTGCCTCTGCCCTGCTCAATGAGCCCGAAATCTTGGTGCTCGATGAGCCGACCAATGGCTTAGATCCTCAGGGAATCGCCGAGGTGCGGGAATTGATCATGACTATTGCCGGGCAGGGAACCACCATCTTGATTGCGAGTCATCTATTGGACGAAATTGAAAAGGTGTGTTCACACGTGACCATTTTAAAACAGGGCAAACGCCTGTTCTCAGGCCCTGTCGATGAAGTCTTCGCTACAGCAGGTATGATAGAAATCGGCGCGGAAGACCGAGATGCCCTTGAAAAAGCCTGTGCGTCCTTCCCCGGCGTAAAAGCTGTGAATCACAACGCACGTCAACTTCATTTGAATTTGGAGGAACACATTGATCCCGCTCGCTTGAATGCCTACTTACAAGAGCAGGGTATTGTGGTGAATCACCTCGTCTATCGTAAATCCAGTCTGGAACAGCAGTTCCTCGAACTTGTAAGCCAAAGCAAATGA
- a CDS encoding ABC transporter permease, with protein MIRLLRIEWLKLRNSRAFIIIGGFYIILMALVAYGMGSFEVTTGSEDGIQTTLNLGKLGVFDFPYIWQNITYIAGFFKYILAIIVVIFICNEYSYRTVRQNVIDGLSRREFITSKLLMILVYSVVSTVVVVLITSVLGLIFSNNRAMDVIFLKLDFVLAYFLEVFVYLIFAFFVAYMIKRTGFVIITLILYTFVIEPIAVWQIGEPIGSFFPVQSIRDMSEIPFKRYVKDIVELDIMEHAGIGAMFRTILWGTGIAALTYYLFGKRDILS; from the coding sequence ATGATCAGATTACTTCGCATTGAATGGCTGAAGCTCCGGAACAGCCGCGCCTTTATCATTATCGGAGGGTTTTACATCATTCTTATGGCCCTGGTGGCCTACGGAATGGGATCCTTTGAAGTGACCACCGGAAGTGAGGATGGAATTCAAACCACCTTAAACCTGGGTAAACTGGGAGTCTTTGACTTTCCGTACATCTGGCAGAACATCACGTACATCGCGGGATTCTTTAAGTACATCCTAGCCATTATTGTGGTGATTTTCATCTGCAATGAATACAGCTATAGGACCGTACGTCAAAATGTGATTGACGGACTCTCTCGCCGTGAATTCATCACTTCCAAACTCTTGATGATTCTAGTCTACTCAGTGGTGAGCACCGTTGTTGTGGTCTTGATCACCTCTGTTTTGGGATTGATATTCTCGAACAACCGAGCGATGGATGTGATCTTCTTGAAGCTGGACTTCGTCCTGGCCTATTTCCTCGAAGTATTCGTGTACCTAATCTTTGCCTTCTTTGTGGCCTATATGATCAAGCGCACCGGATTTGTCATCATCACGCTCATTCTGTACACCTTTGTCATTGAGCCCATCGCCGTCTGGCAAATCGGAGAACCAATCGGCTCCTTCTTCCCGGTTCAGAGTATTCGGGATATGAGCGAGATCCCATTCAAACGCTATGTGAAGGACATCGTTGAACTGGACATCATGGAGCACGCGGGTATTGGTGCTATGTTCCGCACGATTCTTTGGGGAACCGGTATTGCCGCACTGACCTACTATCTCTTTGGAAAACGAGATATCCTGAGTTAA
- a CDS encoding ion transporter produces MEEVKPPKQQSLKRKIHEIIFEADTPAGKIFDVALFISIILSLIAVMLETVPGIREEYGDEMRIVEWVFTVLFTIEYLLRIYSVTRPGHYIRSFYGVIDLLSILPTYIGLFFAGSQALMVIRGVRLLRVFRVLKLSRYLFEAEMLGKALRNSRRKITVFLLAVVTIVMIAGAVMYVVEGGENGFDSIPKSIYWAIVTLTTVGYGDISPGTTLGQFIASFIMILGYGILAVPTGIVTSELTRHQDGDRHTNNACPHCGEEGHRHDAEFCYNCGGRLD; encoded by the coding sequence ATGGAGGAGGTAAAACCACCGAAGCAGCAATCGCTTAAACGCAAAATCCACGAGATTATATTCGAGGCGGATACGCCTGCCGGAAAGATCTTTGACGTTGCCTTGTTCATTTCCATTATTCTGAGCCTAATCGCCGTTATGCTGGAGACCGTCCCCGGAATTCGCGAGGAGTACGGCGATGAGATGCGCATTGTGGAATGGGTGTTTACGGTGTTGTTCACGATCGAATACCTACTGCGCATCTACAGTGTCACCCGACCTGGACACTACATCCGGAGTTTCTACGGAGTCATTGATCTCCTGTCGATTTTACCGACGTATATCGGTCTTTTCTTCGCGGGAAGCCAGGCACTCATGGTCATTCGAGGTGTTCGCCTTTTAAGGGTCTTCCGGGTACTGAAACTGAGTCGCTACCTCTTTGAAGCTGAGATGCTGGGAAAAGCCTTGCGCAACAGCCGTCGGAAAATTACGGTCTTTCTTTTGGCTGTTGTGACCATTGTTATGATCGCTGGAGCCGTTATGTATGTTGTTGAGGGAGGTGAGAATGGCTTTGACAGTATTCCAAAGAGCATATACTGGGCCATCGTCACCCTGACTACCGTAGGCTACGGGGATATTTCTCCGGGAACCACACTGGGCCAATTTATAGCCTCTTTCATTATGATCCTCGGTTACGGGATCTTAGCAGTGCCCACGGGCATTGTCACCTCAGAATTGACACGGCACCAAGATGGGGATCGACATACGAATAACGCTTGTCCGCACTGCGGAGAAGAAGGACATCGGCACGATGCCGAGTTCTGTTACAACTGCGGAGGAAGACTGGATTGA
- the miaA gene encoding tRNA (adenosine(37)-N6)-dimethylallyltransferase MiaA — MEHEKYLIVLTGPTSVGKTALSVQLALKLQTEIISFDSRQFYREMKIGTAPPSEKALSLVPHHFIFHKSIHDDYSVGAYENDALKKLGELFHERDVVIAVGGSGLYMDALTKGLDEFPKVAPGVRLKLNQEFRKFGIEHLQKELASVDPEYYAEVDLKNPARLIRALEISRETGKPYSGFRKQAPKQRFFKSITIALNLDRTKVYERINQRVDEMMMQGLMEEAKTLYPYREKNALQTVGYQELFSYLGGKWNLETAVEEIKKNTRRYAKRQLTYLRRDESIHWFGPNDLNAVLETIESIRNEGH, encoded by the coding sequence ATGGAGCACGAAAAGTATCTCATTGTTTTGACTGGGCCGACCAGTGTGGGGAAGACCGCCTTGAGTGTTCAATTGGCACTGAAACTGCAAACCGAAATCATATCATTTGATTCTAGGCAGTTCTACAGGGAAATGAAAATTGGAACTGCTCCGCCGAGCGAAAAGGCACTTAGTCTCGTCCCTCACCATTTTATTTTCCACAAATCTATTCACGACGACTACTCGGTGGGCGCTTATGAAAACGATGCCCTCAAAAAGCTCGGAGAATTATTTCACGAACGGGATGTGGTCATTGCGGTAGGTGGCTCTGGATTGTACATGGATGCTTTGACCAAGGGGCTTGATGAATTCCCGAAAGTGGCTCCAGGCGTTCGATTGAAACTGAACCAGGAGTTTCGAAAATTCGGCATTGAGCATCTTCAAAAGGAGTTGGCCAGTGTTGATCCCGAATATTATGCGGAAGTAGACCTAAAGAATCCAGCTCGCTTGATTCGCGCTCTCGAAATCTCAAGAGAAACCGGAAAGCCCTATTCTGGATTCCGAAAACAAGCTCCCAAACAGCGCTTCTTTAAGAGCATCACCATTGCCCTCAACCTAGATCGAACCAAGGTCTATGAGCGCATTAATCAACGGGTCGACGAAATGATGATGCAAGGACTCATGGAAGAAGCGAAGACCCTGTACCCGTATCGAGAAAAGAATGCCTTGCAGACGGTGGGGTACCAAGAACTCTTCTCCTACCTCGGAGGAAAATGGAATCTAGAAACCGCCGTCGAAGAGATTAAAAAGAATACGCGGCGCTATGCAAAACGTCAGTTGACGTATTTGCGTCGGGATGAGAGCATCCATTGGTTCGGTCCAAATGATTTAAACGCCGTCTTGGAGACCATTGAAAGCATACGGAATGAAGGCCATTAG
- a CDS encoding ribonuclease Z: MTNENELLILGCGSATPTSSRFPTSQVLRMRDELFLIDCGEGAQIQMRRNGVRFGQIDHVFISHLHGDHFFGLVGFLSSLHLLDRKKTLYLYGPPGLVEILELQFRSSGTRLRYPIEFTPLNPNSEELILETKKVEVRTLKMDHSIDTWGFVFTEKPKLRNLIKSKLEELSIPRYVRDQIKQGSDWDRGDGTVIPNHELTTDPPPIKSYAFFSDTAYVEENAQKVAGVDLMYHEATFAAEDADKAHKTQHSTTLQAATMALKAKAKKLIIGHFSARYDSAEPLVREAKTIFEETVAGQEGGRYIL; the protein is encoded by the coding sequence ATGACTAACGAAAACGAACTGCTGATTCTGGGCTGCGGAAGTGCTACGCCCACATCTAGTCGTTTTCCGACGAGTCAAGTCCTGCGCATGCGGGACGAGCTCTTCCTTATCGACTGCGGAGAAGGAGCCCAGATTCAAATGCGTCGAAACGGTGTTCGGTTCGGCCAAATCGATCATGTCTTCATCAGTCACCTCCACGGAGATCACTTTTTCGGTCTGGTCGGCTTTCTCAGTAGTCTTCACTTGTTGGATCGCAAGAAGACACTTTACCTCTATGGCCCACCAGGGCTGGTGGAAATCTTGGAATTACAATTTCGAAGTAGCGGAACCCGACTGCGCTATCCCATTGAATTCACGCCCTTAAATCCAAATTCAGAGGAGCTGATCCTCGAGACCAAGAAAGTAGAGGTGCGCACGCTGAAAATGGACCACAGCATTGATACTTGGGGCTTTGTATTCACTGAAAAGCCCAAGTTGCGCAATCTCATCAAGTCGAAATTGGAAGAACTGAGTATTCCTCGTTACGTCCGTGATCAAATCAAGCAAGGCTCGGATTGGGACCGAGGGGACGGGACCGTGATTCCGAACCATGAGTTAACGACCGATCCACCACCCATAAAGTCCTACGCCTTCTTTTCCGATACGGCCTACGTTGAAGAGAATGCCCAGAAGGTTGCAGGGGTTGATTTGATGTATCACGAGGCCACCTTTGCGGCAGAGGATGCGGATAAAGCGCATAAGACCCAGCACAGCACAACCTTGCAAGCGGCAACCATGGCCTTAAAGGCCAAAGCAAAGAAGCTGATCATCGGTCACTTTTCCGCGCGTTATGATTCTGCAGAGCCCCTGGTCCGAGAGGCTAAAACCATCTTTGAAGAAACGGTGGCTGGCCAAGAAGGAGGAAGGTATATCCTTTAG
- a CDS encoding T9SS type A sorting domain-containing protein: protein MKKRVLLFTLFFSAYGAMAQCTPDGSLTVPDIYPPAGSTVNADSTVNLPDGAIDSFYDQVIQVVIPSDTSITFLGSTVTATVDSFRLETINNIPPGLSYSCDNPSCNWAGGTNGCVRIFGTPTGPVQTYPLGVDIRAFLKVLAIPIDTIQSENRFKIQINNAVSLAERQDVTVRLFPNPASDYVQVELGNLSGQDVEWVVIDLSGRTVQEGEFVHVPGNVNRLELNPSANGIYLLKLATDRGTLTRRLTLHD, encoded by the coding sequence ATGAAAAAACGTGTACTCCTCTTCACTTTATTCTTTAGCGCCTACGGCGCGATGGCGCAATGCACGCCCGATGGCTCTTTAACGGTCCCTGATATTTATCCTCCCGCAGGGAGTACGGTGAACGCTGATAGCACCGTAAATTTGCCCGATGGGGCCATTGATTCATTCTACGACCAGGTAATCCAAGTGGTGATTCCTTCGGACACGTCCATCACATTCCTCGGAAGTACCGTTACGGCAACGGTCGATAGCTTCCGATTGGAAACCATCAATAATATTCCTCCTGGTTTGTCGTATAGCTGTGACAATCCCAGTTGTAATTGGGCCGGAGGGACCAATGGTTGCGTGCGCATCTTCGGTACGCCAACTGGACCCGTTCAGACCTATCCATTGGGTGTAGACATTCGTGCATTCCTGAAGGTCCTTGCTATTCCTATCGATACCATTCAGTCTGAAAATCGGTTCAAGATTCAGATCAACAATGCCGTTTCCCTTGCGGAGCGTCAAGATGTTACTGTACGATTATTCCCGAATCCAGCATCAGACTATGTTCAAGTGGAGCTCGGCAATCTATCCGGACAAGACGTTGAATGGGTTGTGATCGACTTGAGTGGTCGTACGGTTCAGGAAGGCGAGTTCGTACACGTACCGGGAAACGTTAATCGCTTGGAATTGAATCCTTCCGCGAACGGAATCTACTTGCTGAAGTTGGCTACCGATCGTGGAACCTTGACACGCCGGCTAACGCTGCATGACTAA
- a CDS encoding aspartate carbamoyltransferase catalytic subunit, translating into MSELSVNHLLGIKDLQREDLELIFKTADQFKEVINRPIKKVPSLRDITIANLFFENSTRTKLSFELAEKRLSADVVNFSASGSSVSKGETLIDTVNNILAMKVDMVVMRHPNPGAAVFLSKNVDSRIVNAGDGAHEHPTQALLDAYSIRERTGGVEGKKVVIVGDILHSRVALSNIFALQKLGAEVKVCGPATLIPKHIEALGIEVESNLDEALEWCDVANMLRIQLERQDTKFFPSLREYSAQYQVNMERLNRLDSPITIMHPGPINRGVEITSDVADSEHSIILNQVENGVAIRMAVLYLLASKIDRSAS; encoded by the coding sequence ATGAGTGAATTATCCGTGAACCACTTGCTCGGTATCAAAGACCTTCAACGCGAAGATCTCGAGCTCATTTTCAAAACCGCGGATCAGTTCAAAGAAGTCATCAATCGCCCGATCAAAAAGGTGCCTTCTTTGCGAGACATCACTATCGCCAACCTCTTTTTTGAAAACTCGACTAGGACCAAGCTCAGTTTCGAACTGGCGGAAAAACGACTATCTGCAGACGTAGTGAATTTCTCCGCGAGCGGATCTTCGGTGTCCAAAGGGGAGACCCTAATCGATACCGTCAACAATATTCTGGCGATGAAGGTGGATATGGTCGTTATGCGCCACCCCAACCCGGGAGCGGCCGTTTTCTTGAGCAAAAACGTCGACTCGCGCATCGTGAATGCCGGAGACGGTGCGCACGAGCACCCGACTCAAGCACTCTTGGATGCCTATTCGATCCGTGAACGAACAGGAGGTGTTGAAGGCAAAAAAGTAGTCATCGTTGGAGATATTCTGCATTCGCGTGTTGCTTTGAGCAACATCTTTGCCCTTCAGAAGCTAGGAGCTGAGGTAAAAGTCTGCGGACCGGCTACCTTGATTCCCAAACACATTGAGGCCTTGGGCATCGAAGTGGAGTCCAACTTGGACGAAGCCCTTGAATGGTGTGATGTGGCCAATATGCTTCGCATTCAACTCGAAAGACAAGACACGAAGTTTTTCCCCTCCTTGCGCGAATACAGCGCCCAGTATCAGGTGAACATGGAACGCCTGAATCGACTTGATAGCCCCATCACCATCATGCACCCGGGTCCGATTAACCGCGGTGTCGAAATCACCTCAGATGTGGCGGATAGTGAACACAGCATTATTCTGAACCAAGTAGAGAACGGTGTGGCCATTCGGATGGCGGTCCTTTATCTCTTGGCGTCGAAAATTGATCGATCCGCCTCATGA
- the pyrR gene encoding bifunctional pyr operon transcriptional regulator/uracil phosphoribosyltransferase PyrR — MTQRTLLNAKEVDITLNRLSAQLIEQHQDFSDTVIIALQPRGTRLADRLKALVERFDIVEEVQLGYLDTTFFRDDFRRRDEPLKANQTKIDFLVEGKKVVFVDDVLYTGRSVRSAMDALQSFGRPAQVELLVLIDRRFSRHLPIEPNYTGRSVDSLASERVNVLWKESDGEDKVELTSAQS, encoded by the coding sequence AACGCACGCTACTCAACGCGAAGGAGGTGGACATCACCTTAAACCGGCTCAGCGCTCAGCTGATCGAGCAGCATCAAGATTTTTCTGATACCGTTATCATTGCCCTTCAACCCCGCGGGACACGCCTTGCGGATCGACTCAAAGCGCTCGTTGAACGCTTTGACATTGTTGAAGAAGTGCAATTGGGATATCTAGACACCACATTTTTCCGGGATGACTTTCGTCGTCGTGATGAGCCGCTAAAGGCCAACCAAACCAAGATTGACTTCTTGGTCGAAGGAAAGAAGGTGGTCTTTGTGGACGATGTGCTCTACACGGGCCGTTCGGTTCGCTCGGCTATGGATGCCCTACAGAGCTTCGGTCGCCCCGCGCAGGTGGAGCTACTGGTCTTGATCGATCGCCGCTTCAGTCGACATTTGCCTATTGAGCCCAATTATACGGGCCGATCGGTCGATTCCCTCGCCAGTGAACGCGTCAATGTATTGTGGAAAGAGTCTGACGGAGAAGATAAAGTTGAATTGACCAGTGCCCAATCATGA